A stretch of DNA from Oryza brachyantha chromosome 4, ObraRS2, whole genome shotgun sequence:
TATGGAtactgttgttttgctaaCAATGAGTTAAGTCAGAGATAGCTTGGTCTCGGAATATGATTTCTTTGTTTAATTCATGTGTAGGTGTCTTGATGCCTCGGGAAAGTATACCGATGATGGATCGAAagtcaacttggagataagATGACGTCTAGCGATCAGATATCATGCGGGATACTTAAGCTAAAGATCAATGCATGTGGTCAGTGAAGATTCCATATGCATATgatggagatattgtgtgcgtatGAGATATGGAGTTGAATTCAGATAGAGTCCAAatttgagaagatttgttatattagagataaagatatgtTGGTTACGGATAAGGAAATGTTTTCTACGAGATTGAGAGTCATAATTCGTGCTAGATACGTGGGCTTTGCATAGCCACGTCGAGGTGAGCTTTTTGGTGCCGTTTGTGAGAGAAAATTAGAGTTTAGACTCGATTTCGATATTAGATCGAAAGTTTTTGTTAGGAGTTCTTTTTATGCACTTTGTAATTACtagttgatcaataaaagtcaAGAAATTCAATTTACATCTTGAAGCATTGTTGATCGACATTTTTCCAGGATCTCGATGGTCCAACCGTAGGCAGGCTGACGGTCTGACCGAAGGTATGCGAGCATCCGACCGGCCACATAACGTCGGTCTGACCTGTGGTATAAGCGCGGTGCGATCGGAGACCTCGGTAAGgcttttgtgaaggtaatcttttatttccgctaaaagatttgtgtttttgttatacctaccattcaccccctctgGTAGTTGTTTTACTCTGTTACAATCCTACACGTCTAACTCTCTTCCCAATCTATATTCTCTTGTTTTCCGCATGTATGTTTTTCTAACTGTTAAACGGTAATACatccgtcctataataactttatttttcgatttttgtgctccaacatttgaccattcgttttatttggaaaatttataaaaaacttaaaaaaatagtcacgtataaagtactattcatgtcaTGTTTTACTATccaataacaaataaaaatattaatcgtaaaagaatttcaaataagatgaagagtcaaaataaaaactgaaaaatgaacttaatATGGGACGGTtaatatgggacggaggtagtatgtttttatttaaaatttttctatataaaagttattttaaaaaataatataacctcatttttacatgattttatatgattaacaattaattaattacatactTTTCATGTCGGTTCCTAAACATGGTCATAGGCCCCATTCTTTATCTCTTCTATCTGACCgagattcttttgttttttgcgAGTGTCTTTTCgaactatgtatttttataaaaatattccatagaaaagttactataaaaatcatattaatctatttttaattttttataagtaacaattaattaatggcatactaatttttttttcataacatGCAACCTACCGCGGCCATACTCTACAGTCTAGTCCCACCACACCGGACCGTAGCGGGCCAGGCCTCCACTTCCGGTGCCGTCTCCACAGGTCAAAACCACCACCACATCCTCCACTTCCCTCTACCTCTCACTGACATTGCGTCCCCACCGTCTCGTGGTCCGAGGCGGAGTCCGAGCCCGAGCCGAGCCACCACCGCGTCGTCCTATCCCCTCCCTCTCGCCTCTaccaccgcctcccctcccctccccgatctcgcctcacctcgccgcgccgccgccacgccacccCAGATCCGCCCCTCCGCTCGCTCCCCCGCCGCCAGatccggcgccgcgccgccccgcgcaGCCTAAGGTGAGCTACCCCTCTCTGCCGGCAGGCCGCAGAAAAGCCTCCtcacccctcccccctccaCGCGCGCGTGGGATTCCGGTGGTTTGACATGTTTGCTGCTGTTTGCAGGGGGGGTTAGGTTTATCCGGTGGAGTGGTGAGGCAGCGGTAGGGGACCATGGCGGCCGCGGAGGAGAACAGCTCGCTGTTCCTGATATTCATCCTCACCATGATCGCGCTCCCGCTGGTGCCCTACACCATCATGCGCCtctgccgcgccgccaccgtcaaGGCCAAGACCATCCACTGCCGCTGCTCGGGCTGCCAccgctccggcaagtaccgcaAGTCGATCTACAAGAGGGTGGGTCGCGGATGCGCGCGCGCTGTCTCTCTCAGGCGCTTCCTCTCTTCAGGGTTGCGTGTGCTTTGGCGTGACTCGTCTTCTTACCTTGGTCTTGCAGATATCCAACTTCTCGACGTGCAGTAACCTGACCATTCTGCTTCTCTGGATAGTTATGATCTTCCTTGTATACTACATCAAGCATGTTAGCCGCGAGGTATGCaaatttttcatttctacATCGAGCATGTTTTTCTGTCACTTGCAAATGTATGTTCAGTGAGTTGATTCTGTTGTTTTCTTGTGCAAAATTGACACATAATTATTTCTTCAATTAAGTCTTTTCTTTCAGTCAGAATTGTTCTGGggttctatatttttttttcaatttactTAAAATTGTAGCTGCATGAATTAACTTTAAAAGCGTGTTTATGACATTTAGCTACTTGGAAAAGTCCCCATATTAGCGACATTTGCATACTTGGAGCCAACACCATGATGCTCATGTTTGATCACTTCCAACATCAATGAAATGACAGTTCACCAATTTGATGAACACAAGTATTCCTGGCACTTTGGAGATTGGGATACACTCTAAAGATTAGTATGTCACATTGCTGATTTAGTGTCTGTTGTGACTCTTGCCAAAACCACATGTTTTGTTCAAACTATGATTTGACCTTGCTATTGAATGTTTTAGGTAtcatttaatcataaatttataaatttattaaagaaagGTTGAATTGGAGGTATTGATGTGTTCTACAACCATCCCCACTTTAGTTCTCTGATGGCTACAGATAAGTGTGTGTACGTCTTCTGTTGTCGTCATCGTTTCGCTTACAAttataataagtataagcaaaacaacatgttatcaattaaaaaaaattatgggtGAAACTTCTACATGCGTGTTCTTATCGTTCTAAAAGTACgataaaagcaaatgttgtaAACGAAACTATGATgaccccaccccccccccccccccccccccccaacaccAAATTGACTCCAAAATTAAGCTctaaagttcaaatttttgcATATGCTTATATGATGTTGCCAAAACGATGAGGCCATGTATAAATGCTTAACTGGTCTTCCATGTTTTTGGATTTCTTAGGTACAAGTGTTTGAACCATATAGCATTCTTGGACTGGAACCAGGTGCATCAGAGTCCGATATCAAGAAATCATACCGTAGACTTTCTATCCAATACCATCCTGATAAAAATCCCGACCCTGGTAAAGTTTGTTTCACACTTGATAATCAAGTTACTAAATAAGAAATCTAGCaagcttattttttttctatcgtGCTTCTTCTTTCCCAGAGGCCCACAAGTACTTTGTTGAATTTATATCCAAGGCATATCAGGCTTTAACTGATCCTGTATCTCGTGAAAATTATGAGAAGTATGGTCATCCAGATGGACGCCAGGTGATATTCACATCATTTATTCTTGACACTTGACTTAAAGTTAGACCTGTACATGTGATGTTTCATGGTGTTCGAGACAAAAATTAACATGGTGAATTTATGGTCCAGGGATTGCAAATGGGCATTGCTTTGCCCAAGTTCTTGTTGAATATGGATGGTGCATCTGGTGGAATAATGCTTCTTGGAATAGTAGGACTTTGCATACTCTTGCCCTTGATGATAGCAGTTATTTATTTGTCAAGATCATCAAAGTACACCGGAAATTATGTCATGCATCAAACTCTGTCCACTTATTACTACTTCATGAAGCCTTCGCTGGCTCCAAGGTATCAGCTAATAAGACCTCATTCTAACATATGTTCATTTATTGTGGGTTAACAGGTTGGCTGGTACAGCATGTAGGATGTAGAAGTACTgagatttatttttgagtGAATATAGTCATCATCTGCTATCTTGAGCAATACTTAAATTGGACTGTAGGATGCTTAAAGTCTCTGAATGTGCTGTTTGCTACTAGTTATCTTATTTGAGATTTTGGGTCATGGTTCTTAAAACGTACCAGTGTtctattactttttttttcctgctatTTGAATGTCTGAACCATAGACCAAATGTCCCTGAGCGTCACTTTACTGTTACCAGTTCTAGATATGAAAATGCCTTGGTTTTAACATATCTGACCTGTGGAACTATTGGCTGTATGTTGCAGCAAAGTCATGGATGTCTTCATTAAGGCTGCGGAATATATGGAGATGCCAGTTCGGCGCAGTGACGATGAACCCTTGCAGAAACTCTTTGTAGCTGTTAGGAGTGAATTAAATCTAGACTTGAAGAATATTAGAACAGAACAAGCTAAGTTCTGGAAGCAGCATCCATCTCTAGTAAAGGTTGGTCTTTTTTGCTGCTAAGTGTTACTAGTATGACACAAACTGATCTATGTGATATGACAAATCTTGCAAGCTCAATCACCTGTCATCTACTCTTGCAGATGGAGCTTTTAATTCAGGCTCACCTCACTGGAGAGTCCTTTGCTTTGACACCAGCACTACTAAAGGATTACAGGCACATGCTTGAACTTGCACCTCGTCTTCTGGATGAGCTTGTTAAGGTACTTTCTTGTTGCTTAACCTTCTATGTCTTTGTTATTTTCACAACTTACATGTACTGGACATTCTTGTCCTTGTATCGTGTTTCCTCTTTGCCTTCTATGAATGAATCTATTGcaatttatagaaaatctGAAAACTACATGTACTCTATTCTTGTGTTTTGATAGATCTCTTGACATAATTTTTGTGCACTTTTGTCTTCTATAATTGTCTTGGATAATTgggtgctttttttttgttgcttaaCCTAGCTGTTGACTCATGATATGGTTAGTACAGCAAATTCAGATGGCACGACTGTGATAGGATGTATATCCAATGTTCCGAACTGACTGACTCAATAAccacatattatatatttatcggCTCATATGGGCTGGTTATCAGTTTGATTCAGTTCAAATTTGCGAGAGTGGCACCACATGAACTGGTTCCACAAATGTGCAATGTCTGGAGCTGATAGTTCTTTCTTATTTTGGGTGAAAAAAAACCgaaaacaatttgttttgacTACTTTTGTCTATAAGTAGGTGTATGCAAACAAACTTGTGTAGTTTACTTCACATACAAATGTAATTAGGCACATTATAATATGTGTTATAGGATGCTTGTGCCATAgcaatgtttgattttttgactGGGCTGCTACAGACTGTTGCTGCTAAAGTTACCAAACCTCACAGCATCTAATGATTCAAGAGGTGCTTGAATAGTGAGCGGCTCTACTGGCCATGCCTACTGGATATCCATTGCTCAAGCTCTAACTTTCTAACTTCAGCATATTCATTTTTGCTGTTTAAGAAGCAATCAAATGCCTGAGCCAAAATTTGTGTTACTGAAATATTTATGAACCACACATCGTTAGACTTGTGGTCTTGATGTATCAGACTTATTCATTTGAgttacaccaatttctgaaaCACGTATAGGAAAAAGATTTCTTTATCAAATCATTGCTCATTAATTTTACTAGTTTGACGGTTTCACGAGAAACAAATAGCCACCAACTCACAATCCTATGTTGATGTAATTCATTTCTGTTTACATGTGAATGAACATACTGTTTTCTGCATTTGTTTCATGTtttacaataatatatttgcttGCTTGCAGATTGCATTACTGCCAAGGAGTCCCCATGGTTTTGGATGGCTCAGGCCTGCAATTGGTGTAATTGAGCTTTCCCAAAATATCATCCAGGTATAGTTTGAAGTTCTCCATATGATTTAGCTGCAGCCAATCTGTGGTGAATCAATGTTTCTTGATATGTGCATATATGTTGCTTTTAGTTAAACTTGAGATCTAAATTAATTGCTAATACAAATTGAGAGATTACAATTAGGTAGCTTAAGTTATATATTCATTGACATTTTACTTCTTCATTGACTTGTTGAGAAGGCtgttttttagtgtttttttacCAGGGTAAGTTATTTAACCTTTTAATTACTGAAAGTGTAATGGCATATGGTAAGACTATGTTGTATggttcactttttttttgttaccaaATTGTATCCACTTTGGTTGGGTTCACTTGCTCAGAATATCACTATAGAAAGGCAAATATTCAAGCTTGAATTTCCAGGACAGCAATTTATGTACTTATAGATCCATGCAAATACTTAATTAGTTGGTTTCTTGCCCTACATGGCCAACAGCAGCAATGTTATGAACCTGGACCCAAGATATGACTGCTCATTGAAATCGGATTATAATGCTTAGGAAAACAATTATTCATGTTACGTGAGATTAGGTATTTTTCGCCATATAACTGGTAGTGTGCTTTCAAGTAATCTCTGATGGGTGTGTGCGGTATTTCTTGTGTTCTTTGGCTCACTCTGCTGAAGGTTCCATTTTTTCTTCACTTCATCAAGATGGCATTCTTCTGCATATATTCATTGTTGGTGTATTTAGAGAGGTGTTCTTTTATAAGCTCATTTTAGTTGCAGTATAAAGATTTGTTTGCCTGCATATTGTAGGCTGTTCCTCTCAGTGCACGGAAACCTAGTGGAGGCAACTCTGAAGGAATAGCACCTTTCTTGCAGCTACCCCATTTTACTGAAGCgattgtcaaaaaaattgcTCGCAAGGTATTTTTGGTTTTGCCTTCTCAGTGAGCAAAATTAAAATGGCAAGCTAATAGCCTGTCTTTgttagcaattttttttaattttggaaaCAGAATAACAAACTGGTTTTACATTTGACTGCAGAAAATCCGTTCATTCCAAGAATTCTGTGACATGCCTGTGGAGGAACGTGCCACATTGCTGACACAGGTTGCTGGGATTTCTGATGAAGATGCTCAAGATGTAGAGCTTGTGCTGGAGATGATTCCTTCTATTGAAGTGGATATTAAATGCGAGACTGAAGGTGAAGAAGGGATACAAGAGGGTGATGTTGTGACCATGTATGCTTGGGTCTCACTTCACCGCCGCAATGGCCTAACTGCTGCTCTTCCCCATGCTCCTTCCTTCCCGTTCCACAAGGAAGAGAACTTCTGGCTGCTCCTAGCAGATGCCGCATCAAATGAAGTTTGGTTATCCCAGAAGGTCAGCTTCATGGATGAGACTACCGCTATTACTGCAGCATCGAAAGCTATACAAGAGACCCAGGAAGCACTGGGTGCAAGTGCAAAGGAAATAGGGATTGCAGTTAGAGAGGCAGTTGACAGAGTGAAGAAAGGCAGTAGGTTGGTAATGGGCAAGTTCCAAGCCCCAGCCGAGGGCAATCACAACCTGACCTCCTTCTGTCTGTGCGATGCATGGATAGGCTGTGACACCAAGACTAGCTTGAAGCTGAAGGTCCTGAAGCGCAGCCGCGCAGGAACAAGAGGTCATGTGGCTGAAGAGGGGCCAGTGACAGAAGATGGCattgaggaggaggaagaggaggaagaagaggagtaCGACGATTACGAGAGCGAGTACAGCgatgacgaggaggacgaAAAGAGCAAGGGGAAAGGTAAGGTCGCGAATGGAGTAGCCCACCAAAAGGCAAACTCCGATATAGAGTCTGGCAGCGATGATTGAGATAGTACCATGAGATGTTCAACCAAAGACACTTGACATCGCGGTTTGCCTGTTTTTTGCCCTCTGTGCACCCCCTTGAAACTTGAACATATCACTCACAACTTATAGAGCAATCGGCTATGGCTACCAAAGTTACCATTTTTGTTATACTGTTGTGTTGGATGAATGAGAAATAGTTGAGAATGGGCTGTTGACAACAATAGGTGACCGagtaaaaatccaaatcaaatTGAGCGCAATCCAAAAGAGCCCCCTTTGATTTGTAGGAAAATATAGGAACTTTATAGAATTTAAGTATTATAGAACAATTCGTACTTGATTCTTTAAAACAAAGGTTTTAACAATCCTATAAGATTTCTATGGAACAGCTAATGACAGATTTTGGAGGAAAGTTAAGAAAGATGAGATCCATTTGTATGGAAATTTTCTTGAGCCTACCTCTATATTTTCCGTGTTTTTAGGTGTCTCtttttatgcattataattaaACAgtcatttatgtatttttcatatgttttttgaTCCCTACGGAAATCCTACGTCATAGTATGGAGATCTCTTTTTTATGCAGTATATTTAAACAttaatttatgtatttttcatgTGATTTTTCAATCCTATTTCTTTGAAATCCTAATTATTAAAATCTTCTTTTTTAACCAGTATATACAAATGgtaattttatgtatttttcacATGTTTTTCGATACCATTTCTATGAAAATCTTGTTTCAAAGGGCCCTTGGCCCCTTATTATGGGCTCATGTACGGTCAGCTGCTGCCGTTGTATGGGCTTTCAACAAGGCGAGTCAAGGACGAATTTCTGAACGGTAACCGAATTGGTATGAAATTAACATACGTGCAACTGGGTCCTGTTTGCATAGAACCACGATACAATAATGCGCACAAAATCCATGTTGACACAGTAAATAATCACTGGAACAGAGAAGGAACTAAACCTCTGTTTATTA
This window harbors:
- the LOC102721725 gene encoding dnaJ protein ERDJ2 gives rise to the protein MAAAEENSSLFLIFILTMIALPLVPYTIMRLCRAATVKAKTIHCRCSGCHRSGKYRKSIYKRISNFSTCSNLTILLLWIVMIFLVYYIKHVSREVQVFEPYSILGLEPGASESDIKKSYRRLSIQYHPDKNPDPEAHKYFVEFISKAYQALTDPVSRENYEKYGHPDGRQGLQMGIALPKFLLNMDGASGGIMLLGIVGLCILLPLMIAVIYLSRSSKYTGNYVMHQTLSTYYYFMKPSLAPSKVMDVFIKAAEYMEMPVRRSDDEPLQKLFVAVRSELNLDLKNIRTEQAKFWKQHPSLVKMELLIQAHLTGESFALTPALLKDYRHMLELAPRLLDELVKIALLPRSPHGFGWLRPAIGVIELSQNIIQAVPLSARKPSGGNSEGIAPFLQLPHFTEAIVKKIARKKIRSFQEFCDMPVEERATLLTQVAGISDEDAQDVELVLEMIPSIEVDIKCETEGEEGIQEGDVVTMYAWVSLHRRNGLTAALPHAPSFPFHKEENFWLLLADAASNEVWLSQKVSFMDETTAITAASKAIQETQEALGASAKEIGIAVREAVDRVKKGSRLVMGKFQAPAEGNHNLTSFCLCDAWIGCDTKTSLKLKVLKRSRAGTRGHVAEEGPVTEDGIEEEEEEEEEEYDDYESEYSDDEEDEKSKGKGKVANGVAHQKANSDIESGSDD